Sequence from the Panicum virgatum strain AP13 chromosome 5N, P.virgatum_v5, whole genome shotgun sequence genome:
CTGGGAAGGCGAATGGTCAGAGGCCCTGTTTGGCAGAGTTACAAACGCAGCaagagccctgccaaacggtgTGTTGTGCACCAGCTCCGTGCGAGGAGCTGCCTGGAGCCCCTCGCGGCTTCCACACGCGAGGAGTCAGGAATTGGTGGCTCCGCACGGCTCCGACGACCCTTTGCCATACCTGCCCCCAGGTGGGGTCCGCTGGAGCGTGGCCCGCGAGGACGAGATGGCTGGCGGCGAGGGCCTGCGGAGTCGGGgacgaggtggccggcggcgagccaccGGGCGAGGCCGGGACGAggtggccggcgacgagcctAGGCGCGCGGCCTTCGGGTCGGGAGGATGTGGCTGGCGGCGGAcgtgtggaggaggaggtgccggccgccgctgttttgggaggaggaagaggcgcggggcgccgcgatgggtggaggaggaggaggcgcgggctGCCGTGttcagaggaggagggggcgcaggccaccgccggcgagtgGAACAGGCGCGGGGGGCCACCGTCGGTGAGTGGAGGAGGCcaagcggaggaggcggcggcagggctgGGCGACGAGAGTCGCGAGGAAGGAGATGGCGACCGAaaaagaggagaggaggaaaaagaaaagggaaagaaaaaaaaaagaaaagaagaagaagaaaaaaggggCAATTTGGACTTTTTATAACCTTAATCTAATATATGAAGTTGTTTTATTAAATATTTTCTAAAACAACTCTAGTTCCACCAGAAAAACCGCTCTATCGGAAAAGTCGGAGCTGAATCTATTTTTAGAGGAGCCGGAGGCCTGTCAAACAAATAGTCCGTATAAATGCGCGTCACACTCACACCACTAACACTCACCTACGGCAGAAACAGATGGAACAGAATTTGAattgactccccaggattgatggGAGAAGACGTGCTGGAGCAcagacggcggcagcagcagagcTCTGCCCATAGCGCGCCCTGCGAGaggcgagagagagggaaaggaCGTGTACTCGATCAGAGCAAGAGCAACTGAGCAAGCAAAAGCTTGTGCAGGAACAACAGACGGTGGTCTGAGAGGGTTCCTTGAAGCCGGGGATCGATCGTGTGCTGTGCGTGTCGGCGTCGCTCCACGATACTCCTCGCACCACCTGTCAAACTTTCCTTACTGTAGAGACCGCATCAGAACCGCGGAAGCTTTTCAAGTATATGACAGAAAATTTTCAGTATTTCACCACTCGTTAGTCGCCAGCATTTGAGCATCAACACACATGAAGCTAGCATGCTCTGCCCATGCCAGCGGCAGCGCATCAAATTGAGCTGTAACTGTAATCCTGCAGTGtgattttaatttttattcaTAAAGTGCCATGCGTTCAGGAACAGAGTTCAGACGTACCTCAGACAGccatgtttagtttcaaaaaaatttcaaaattcttcgtcacatcaaatttttagacacatgtatggaacattaaatatagtttaaaAAATAATCAATTGTATAGTTTAGTTGTAAATGATGATATGAATCTTTTGAgtttaattaatctataattgaacactaattactaaataaaaataaaaatattacagtagctaaattcaaaaaattcacgaactaaacacgccTGAGTAGCAACTTTTCCCGAGAGAAGGCAGATACAGTGGTTAACAAATCAGACACATGTTTGTCGGTGTCCGAATTGGATATCCAGACGCTAGGCAAAGCAGCAAGACAAAGCGCGGCTATGGCTGGgcattcgggtaacccgaaaatttcgggtcgggCTTTTCGGGTATTTGAAATTTCGGATTTTGAAAATCGATACCCGAAATTTGCCCGAAATAACAAAAACCtgacatttcgggtacccgaaaattcgggttcgggttcgggtaatCCCCGAACTACCCGATATCAAGAGGGCCGACAAAGggcggggcgtcggcggcgcggtgagGGCGGGCCGCGGGGGCGTCGGTGGCGGGGCCGGGGGCTGGGtgtcggcggcgcggtgggggcGGGGCTGCGGGGGCGTCGACGGGCCGTGGGGTATCCGTGGCGTGGCGGGGGCGACGGCAccggcggggcaggggcggcggaccGTCGGGGGTGGAAGCGCCGCGGGAGACGGGCGGGGCGGAGGCGtcagcgggcggccggcgggggcgggggcggggcgggacCAGGCCGCAGGGGCCTCTGCACGCCACCGCAGCCGCCACGCGCCCACGGGGGCCTCTGCCACCGCGGCCGGGATCCGCTCGCCCCGCGCCccttggagcaggggaggcttGCCCCACTCCACGCCCACACCGGCCGGCGCAGCTCCTCGGCCCGGCGCAGGTGAGGAGGCCGCAGCTCCTCGCCCGCCGGCCTGGCGCAGAGGGAGCCGGTGAGGCGGTCGCCCCGACGGCCACTGCGGCGAGGGCGAGATCCGGAGCCGGCTCGCCTGCTcgccggggagggagaggaaggaacGGGAGGCGCCAGATGCCTCCATGGATCCGGTCGGAGAAGAGGAGAGGGGGGGCGGCACTGGATCCGGCCGCCGGGGGTCGCCGCGAGCAAGGGGGTCGCCTCGAGCAGCACCGTCGGAGGAAGTAGGCCGTGGTCGCGTGCGGTGGCGCGGTGACGGTGGCCCGCGGGCgaggggcggtggcgcggcggcggtcggcgggcgAGGGGCGCTGGTGGCCTGGGCGAGTCGCGACTCGGGTGTAGTGGCGGCGTGACTGACTGGGGTGTGGGGTGGGCTGTGAGCCTGTGCGGCTGGCCGGCAGCGGTAGTCTAGCTTAGGGTTAAGGGTATCGTGGGCTGGGCTGCATGTGCAATGAGTAAACATGCATGGGCTGGGCTGtatttcgggtagttcgggtaccgtggcccaatacccgaactacccgtaataatttcgggtaccgtgggttaGAACCCGAATTAGGGTTCGGGATTTTCAGGTTCGGGTTGTTCGGGTTCGgtctcgggtttttcgggttcgggcttcgggtttcgggtattttGCCCACCCATAAGCGCGGCGGTGGCTAGCTGCCATCTTCTTGGAGAGCTCACGAACTGCTAACGCCAGTAGGTCGCTTGGTAGAGTAGTAGCAGTGTAGGAGCAATGGGCCAGTTTTCTTATTGGGCGCTAGTGCGCTGCCAACGATAGTAGCGCACGGATCGCCGTCTTcaacctcgcgccgccgccgcgagctagGATctggggaggaggggggagcggGCGAGCCAGGGagggtgggaggtgggcggaacggccgccggcgaggtcgtcgTTGGCCGGAGTGGTGGTGGGAGGCGGCGGTTTCTGGGTTGCCGGGGTGGGGgcggctccatggccgccggccataGAGGAGAAGGttggggcgggcggcggccaggcggtggtggcggtatggcccggcggagggcgcggcggcgcaggagcgcGGCCGCCGTGCCGGGGCAGGACAACCGGTGGGCTAGTGGCCAGCGGCTGGGGCGGCGAGATCCGGCGGCCGTGGGTGGTGGGAGGTCGGCGGGGGGGCGGGGGGgcgagcggagcggcgcggcggcgagtcgCAGGCCACGAGTGGCAGTGGTGGTCGACGGTGGGGCTGGGTCGGGGCGGGGCGGATGGGGTTAAGGTGTAGGAGGAAGAAAtctgaaagaagaagaaagaaggtagaatgaggaagaagaacagtgTTCGCTGGGAGAGCCTGGCGATGCGCGAGTGTCGCCAGCGGCCCCCGCAATGGGCAATGGCACTGCAAACTCGGCAGTGTAAAGGGAAGCATGGCTGGACGGCGTACACGAGCGCTGAGCGCACCGCGCGGTCGTGTCAACGCCTCCACGCGACCACGGCCAGCCAGCCAGGCTGCTGGGCCGGACTTGACCGTGGATGGGCCTTCGGTGACTACTAACTAGGCCGCCGCTTGGGCCAGCAGCGTCCCATCGGCAGACCGAATACTTCGTCTTTCATCCTCAAACTAGAACATTGCGCGGCATTGCCGCGCAGAAATATGCCCTCTAGTTCAGGTTTATTTTAAGAAATTGAACTACAAAAAGTTCAGGGGGGTTTTCGTAAAATTGGTAGACTGCGGGagttatttggtaaatttggcgtcgacggagtaccggtcgattactgaaaagttcaaggggtttttcataaaattgatggacttcataattattttaacaaagtccagggtttttttacaaaattcacggagtacggcacgattactaaaaggtttttttttgtaaagtaaGGTTCCACAAAGTCCGAGGGATTTTCCGTTAAATTGGTGGACTCCGTATTCATTTTAACAAAATTcggttatttggtaaatttggcgtcgacggagtaccggtcgattactgaaaagttcaaggggtttttcataaaattgatggacttcataattattttaacaaagtctagggttttttttacaaaattcacggagtacggcacgattactaaaagttcaggttttttttgtaaagtaaGGTTCCACAAAGTCCGAGGGGTTTTCCGTTAAATTGGTGGACTCTATATTCATTTTAACAAAGTTcaggatttttttgcaaaatttacgtCCATACCTATTCCTgaccgtcggatcgcgatccgacaGCCGTTATTTTTTTAGCTGACGTGGACGTCGTCCCTGGCCGCGAGTGCGACCAGGTTTCAGTCTTTAAAAGATTTCATATTGCAGATGGCAGCACACTGCTGCTCAAATCCAACTGATGTCACAACTTCTATAGCCTGCTGACATCACTTTACTAAGCTTGTTTTACGCAACAGAATTCCAATGCCCAGTCACCATAACACTTTAGTGTCACCAATAATCTTCGACTTAATGCCATGTCTAAAGACACCCTTCCAAATGATTTTCACGTGCAGCCTGTAAGTGCCTAGGTTGCATGTACGTTCATCCACATCATTCCCTATAACAAACTTAAGGTGTCTAGACTTATTGTAACTATCACGAACAGAAAAATATAGGAGCAGGTAATCACCCCTTCTGACAGATAATATATGACGACTTAATGAAACAGACCCATCACTTCCAAATACTGTCCTGGTGCCATCTACTTGACTGTCATACATAACCATTTTACTTGTATGACTTTCAGAAGTCGAAGCAAATATTTTGCCAGTGAAAGTTGATTTTCCATTCAAAAAGTTGACTCCAATAGAAGCTTCCAAGGCTTGAGAAACAGGCACACACACCATATCCACACTACTTAGGTAActtttgagtgaaaatgtgTAGGGTATACCGGGCTTATTCCTAAAGGCATTGAGCACTAATAAACCTTTGCTGAAATCTTTGTCAACTGCCCCCTCACCCTTAATCTTCAGATCAAACTCAACTTGCAAATCAATTGTGCCAACAAGTGCTCGATATGGACCTGTCAAAGCTAGCATACGGTTCTGCACAGGGATTTAGGGGAAGAAACATGTAAGAATTACACAAAAATGGAATTAATAAGATGAAAAAGGCAAATGTAAATTCAGACCATAACAAATGCTATGCCATGAGAAATTTGGGTTCCCTCTGTACTCAAATGTAGGGCATCCTGGGTTTTTAAAACAGATTATGAAAGTAGAGAAAAAAATACATGCACCCCTCATTAATATGCCTTTTTATCATGCATGCATCAAAACCAAGGAGATTAGCATACTTTTTTACTCCCCTAGCCCACCATCAATTGATTTCTTTACAAAACTAGCACCAAAACCAAGAAGATTAATTAGCATGGTTTTCTGTTCAAAGAATCTAGGATGCCTTACATTTGAGGACAAATTTTAAACCCTACAATGCCTTACATTccgagacggagggagtatacacCAGTACTACAAAGATGAGCACACAAAAATTAGGGTTCACTTAAATACCCCCTGAAGATCCAAGACTTCACAGATTACTTTGACAACTTCAGTCTCGTCTCACTAATCAGGAATCGCGAGTAATAAGAACACCTATACGTCTCAGgaccgtttttttttttggttggttGCTTAACACAACCAAGCTAGTATTGATTGATGGTCTATATATACCTAAAGCTTTAGAATCTTTGGACCCAGCTCTTATTTCAAATAAGGGCAACATCTCTTccattagagcatctccagcaatcTCTCTTTCCCCAATAAACTAATAATATTAGAAAGAAGATATACTCCAACAGTTCCCCAAAATTTCTTCCTTTCCCTGATAATTATTAGGTTGTCCTAATTTTCACCCAACTTCCCTCAAATAAACGGAGAATTTTGGCTCTCCTATATGTTAGTTGTATTGGGATAAAATTATTGAGGAACTGTAAAAACATCTCCCAATAATCTATGAAAGTAGTATTGGGGCATCCCAATACTATCTTATTGGGAGATGTTTATTGAGTAACTGCTAGGGATGCTCTTCATGCAATTATGTGAACCTATGACTTGCAAGAAACAGGGCATGCGTAACTCCTATGTTGAAATGGAAAACGACACCAATATATATTCTATTGTTGTACTGTGAATATGAAGCAATAAAACGTAAACAAGAAGCGATTCAATTTCACAAGTGTCGGGAAAGCTCATTTGCAAACCGTAACTATAATCCATAAACCTATTACACGATTGTACCAAAAGACAATTTGGCAGGTAAGGTGCTCCCAGCATCATTAAATATATGGCAGTAGAATTTTCTGTGAACACAACACATACCACAGGACTTTAGACCCTAATCTGATCTCCAGCACTTCAATTTCAAGTAACATTGGAATGTGGACGAATGAGAAGCACATTTTCATGCACCCGGTGGAACTATGCAGTTGATTGCATTTCACTTCGTAAGCAGTCAGATTTTAGAAACAGATACTAGACAAACTtcatctccaagagttcctAAAAAATAATCCCCAAATCATGTTGTTTGCCAACTCCCAAAATGTATGGGGAGGCAAAAAAAAGTCCATCTCCGATAGTTCCTTATTTTTACTTCTAAAAATGAGAAGTTTGTGGCCCCACAAGGAAAATTCCGCGAGAAACGTCGTGGGGGAGGGGCGATTGGGAACCGCGAGGGGTGCGTATTTTTACGCACAAGGGAACCCAATTTACCAATTGTTAGGAGATGGGAACTATTAGAGAGTGTTTTTTTgtctttttccaaaaaaataaggATGGGGAAGAGAAATAgagaactcttggagatgctcttagtaaCAATGATCAAAATGTTTGTATCAATAACGATCTTAATACTGACAATCTTAATTATAATCTAGCTGTCggcgtcccgacccgggggcctggatcccaactagtaaatgctgcgtgtttcctcgtcccagatgatggtgcaagaggcaatcacaataACGCatagtttatcctggttccggccgtggggccgtacgtccagcagagggggtgtgcgagggcactgtattatcttgcacccggggtgcttgcagtaggggatacaagcggggCGAGAgtgggaggaaagctcccaagtctctgctagaagtggagttaGTTGAGATGAGTACTCAATCGTGTTGAAAGTTCTGAAAGGGGAAGTTTAGGGAGCTTGCTTCCACCCTTCGATTGGAGAGATCCGTCCCCCTTCTTTTACAAAAGGAAGCCCatcctctccttttatagttgtaaggagaggcggtgtacatgagtgtaggggcgcggaagtcgtcgttctcccttgaatcgcggggtacagtggtcgaacactgtagaaagtgtactgtgggaaggcggcgcgtgtcgctgtcgtcctggattttcgtccttggtcccgtggagatggcggcggccgtcctgtAGTGTACCAgtggtagtaatggcgtgggacggtcccggaccccctggccggagtgcgggtgtgcatattagaaggtccgggagcgcgtagaagtcccggaccccacgagggggaggtccggggtcgcGCCCGTGCGTGCTGAGTGCCCCCCTTGgcaggacacgtgacatcgtcggaccccttccccagcgggagaTGGGTCCGGCGATGGATGTcaggcagaacagtaacgggggcggcgccaacttgccTCGTGCCGCATTGAATGCCCACAGTACTGCTACAGCGactggggtggcagagcggtgaccggggtcggtggacgggacgccggtcacatccactgcgggagtggcagtctgacgccgcctgcgctttgagccgtggtggagtggctggcttttaatgccttcgtacggcggtcggttgggcggcggggccatttgtctcttgtgccgagagatggcctcgagcgaggcggagattggccacccgctcgagggcaggtccgctgtcctcgagcgaggcggaaatgcgattgcgcggtcgagggtcccaaggggagccctcgagcgaggcggagatgagtgacccgcctgagggtagatccgctaccctcgagcggggcggagtttgtttggtgggcctgagaggggccctcgagcgaggcggagattggccacctgcccgagggggatgtggctgggccacatgctggacttctttgagtcctttcctttcctctgagggagaaataggccgtgggccttcatgggcccagttgccttaacatatgtttgtgtttttgaaagtggttttagtaccacaattagggtgtccctaattgtggcacccgacagtagcccccgaggctttggtcgagtcaagggattcggccaaagggtatttcggcgatttctCCTTCGATGTGATCGGAGACTGCCGTGCCCCCGCCAGGCGCGCCTGGGCGCCGGCCccgcggatgtgacaactcgtcagacggggtagtgcgcctgcgggcAGGGTGCTCGAGGCGCGTgcccttttgtttgtttgtttgaaggacgaAACGTGTCCACgcactgaggggggccagggcgacggtggcacccgctgcttggcagctggtgcttccGTCGTGCTGTCCCgtacgtagggccttggccccagcgttcctggttgctttacggcgcgccgttcgagggcatccggccagggccgatgctgcaccgcttagcatccgggggctcagctccgctttatttcgttcggtcgtgtctcggtgCAGGGACCGAGGATATCTTTTGCTCGTGGTGCGCTGTgtcgtcacgggcgatacaagccaccgctcttcgacaggcttgaagctttaCGCCCGGCGCAACTATAAATAGggatcgtggggttccctttcctctccaacctcccagccctttcttccagcattgcccaattcttgtaatgtttcctttgcctttttgtgaccgccccccagatggggtggcctggcttttttaggcttttggtgctagaagaatgcttgcgagcggttggggaagaccggagtgggcgtgcgcaccatccctcagcttcagtgggatcagcggaagagcattgggcccgtggggtcctgctcctgcaatgtcccctagcctgaagggggatggagacgcctgaccggggcgctggcgccaggtccggcggctgttttttgcatcgtcccccccggtgacaaggttgctctcggggagacggtgcggagggcgctgttcgccagcttgaccccccgcgtggtcttcggtggaggagacgctagaagaaggcttgcgaggagagcgtcccgctggacccgtgaggtctgggggccgcttctcgcatccctagcagcctcg
This genomic interval carries:
- the LOC120674491 gene encoding leucine-rich repeat extensin-like protein 3, with the translated sequence MEASGASRSFLSLPGEQASRLRISPSPQWPSGRPPHRLPLRQAGGRGAAASSPAPGRGAAPAGVGVEWGKPPLLQGARGERIPAAVAEAPVGAWRLRWRAEAPAAWSRPAPAPAGRPLTPPPRPSPAALPPPTVRRPCPAGAVAPATPRIPHGPSTPPQPRPHRAADTQPPAPPPTPPRPALTAPPTPRPLITVTAQFDALPLAWAEHASFMCVDAQMLATNEW